In Rutidosis leptorrhynchoides isolate AG116_Rl617_1_P2 chromosome 2, CSIRO_AGI_Rlap_v1, whole genome shotgun sequence, one genomic interval encodes:
- the LOC139893004 gene encoding uncharacterized protein — protein sequence MHSLTDSKSNSTSTDASPLPSSDAFDGEAAERRLREAEDRLREAIEEIQLRKSSTKMLYPPCDHADESCVANAIGNLCQSFLLSYGVRVGIGILLRAFKLARRKSYSSLLDLKQLVSEKDLIVREEACRVGLLFGGFTGSYHALRCLLRKYRKKETPFNAILAGSVAGLSILALDDSNRRRTLSLYLLARLAQCAYNSAKSKNKFHLWGSSWRHGDSLLFALACAQVMYAFVMRPESLPKSYQDFIQKTGPVAKPVYKAVRECCRGSAVDVASLSSYLSSVKGADLVDLQEFPSIIPCSVIHPGTNSCLAHNAYATSATFRKTFPLYFSLTFVPFVVLRLQKFMEAPFKTSWNAVTGAVRSTAFLSSFVGIFQGAICLHRKAASRDHKVVYWFAGGLAALSVLLEKKGRRGELGLYVLPRAGESLWYILVNRRVLPDIKNAEVVLFCACMGGMMYYLEYEPDTMSPFLRSLIRRFLASKISNPAPSSTRNPSYNYLQTLDVIKKPKLQNQEAESQSSERYKNDSIPGL from the exons ATGCATTCTCTCACCGATTCAAAATCAAATTCAACATCCACCGACGCATCTCCGCTACCGTCATCCGATGCATTCGACGGAGAGGCAGCGGAGCGCCGTCTACGCGAGGCGGAGGATCGATTGAGAGAAGCAATTGAGGAAATACAACTGCGAAAAAGCAGTACGAAGATGCTTTATCCGCCGTGTGATCACGCCGATGAATCATGTGTTGCGAACGCTATCGGTAATTTATGTCAAAGTTTTTTATTATCTTATGGTGTTCGTGTTGGCATTGGAATATTACTCCGTGCTTTTAAGCTTGCTCGACGGAAATCATATTCATCTCTTCTCGATTTAAAG CAACTTGTATCGGAGAAGGACTTGATTGTGAGAGAGGAGGCATGCCGGGTCGGTTTACTTTTTGGAGGATTTACCGGGTCATACCATGCTCTAAGATGCTTGTTGAGGAAGTACAGAAAGAAAGAAACGCCATTTAATGC AATTTTAGCAGGTTCAGTCGCAGGTTTATCTATTCTAGCATTAGATGATTCCAACCGCAGGCGAACACTTTCTTTGTATCTTCTAGCAAGGCTTGCTCAG TGTGCTTATAATTCTGCTAAGTCAAAGAACAAGTTCCACCTATGGGGAAGCTCTTGGAGACATGGGGATTCACTACTCTTTGCTTTGGCATGTGCTCAG GTCATGTATGCTTTTGTTATGCGCCCTGAGAGCTTGCCAAAATCATATCAAGATTTTATTCAGAAAACTGGGCCTGTTGCTAAGCCTGTATACAAGGCTGTTAGGGAATGCTGTAGGGGTTCAGCAGTAGATGTTGCATCTCTGTCTTCTTACTTATCAAGCGTAAAGGGTGCTGATTTGGTTGATTTGCAAGAGTTTCCTTCTATCATACCTTGCTCAGTAATTCACCCGGGCACAAACTCATGTTTGGCTCATAATGCTTATGCCACTTCAGCTACCTTCAGGAAAACGTTTCCACTTTACTTCTCACTGACGTTTGTACCTTTTGTTGTTCTGCGTCTGCAAAAG TTTATGGAAGCTCCATTTAAAACCAGTTGGAATGCAGTGACAGGAGCTGTTCGCTCAACCGCATTCCTGTCTTCTTTTGTTGGTATCTTTCAG GGAGCCATTTGTTTGCATCGAAAAGCAGCGTCACGAGACCACAAGGTTGTGTATTGGTTTGCTGGCGGATTAGCTGCATTATCTGTACTATTGGAAAAGAAAGGTAGACGAGGAGAACTTGGACTGTATGTTCTTCCACGTGCGGGGGAGTCTTTGTGGTATATATTAGTCAACCGCCGTGTACTTCCAGATATCAAGAATGCCGAG GTGGTTCTGTTCTGTGCGTGTATGGGTGGAATGATGTACTACTTGGAATATGAACCCGACACCATGTCTCCATTCTTGAGATCCTTAATTCGCCGTTTTCTTGCCAGCAAAATTAGTAATCCCGCCCCGTCATCAACTCGTAATCCCTCTTACAACTATTTACAAACTCTTGACGTCATCAAAAAGCCAAAATTACAAAACCAAGAAGCTGAATCACAATCATCAGAGCGATACAAAAATGACTCTATACCTGGACTTTGA